A section of the Leishmania panamensis strain MHOM/PA/94/PSC-1 chromosome 3 sequence genome encodes:
- a CDS encoding hypothetical protein (TriTrypDB/GeneDB-style sysID: LpmP.03.0270): protein MHQAAGGQNGGKGYRDHDGQAADVVDAASSHPPPITNVCRTLEHIRAVLQQHQQWVSSTTVGEAGRAAADDGTSAHLATPMPHASNSYTDAECSTPQDAAKQQRERCRLLFLTEWAHRVAEAYTPITPAAAQAGTEHLTACPVPRCALAGDEVESAASPSKTLSTQAQRRPAEPSVAAAVSNAAPSGEAAASISGNKADLPPVREASVPVERRLNYSDGHRSAHAVMTASAPAIVESSRALLTATALSLSSPPPPIIPRDRAPLCRLVGVAFDVPTTRAAQCAVLAAQGSCCARCGVALPPPPFYFSEWCSALTRSLCAKLTCSCCHFHCCCGGCGGGQAITSLPCCRRLWHVCLCMARCRSSDEENERLTPVTAAHVTQEAISSIGSGRGGVRHNARAPLDAPENEDLSSNDGVAGDDDNNNNGSISSASERDSLLGDSTQSSRHNRTRAARRVTTRQPASEPAAYDYHRRDETGDGGGGSSADAAFLFCAYEGHYLCWRCFHSPLTGADPGTAMLAAAGSAIGGTLVSEGYQTRYITPEEWQARDADESPVRTALGRASGQLCEWWAARHVAQSTPVASALNATGSRDASGRADPPQQRIAAPLPLCVLPAHVLHRWDFTRFPVSAAAAAVLQRRFYLGNGNGQENCLAASVPTLERGGQRATAAGGSGYVSRINSEGLPILLSQEEQGARGYQSVPGIPPLRGLEGIPSRNRNTDGTTPPMTPLPQLYDVSAINPSLYVRVPALSAASRLRQQMSLLHAQAWWCPRYRHEVWGLRCGDELAGQVLEEVTAFPLSRQFPEPSPTVVNVAGRSSRSAEVVESAVDNVKAYLLTQDIAPPPFASAAASASRSHSVATPQAASLSAPCSQALSSLSDRATGIPPPHQHPPAAGVAAVPLSLPPRARCHARRRYLVERAEGWSLQDLHRLKTTSSLPPSTGATATPSPPQLLVELQSMFAIMQTHVRGCSACASQCRGLVVRTPPGPTVCRD, encoded by the coding sequence ATGCACCAAGCTGCCGGTGGACAGAATGGCGGTAAAGGCTACCGAGACCATGATGGCCAAGCCGCCGATGTTGTGgatgccgcctcctcgcaccCGCCGCCTATAACGAACGTCTGCCGCACGTTGGAGCACATTcgggcggtgctgcagcagcaccagcaatGGGTGTCCTCTACCACTGTGGGTGAGGCTGGcagagccgctgccgatGACGGCACCTCGGCACACCTTGCAACACCAATGCCGCACGCATCGAACTCGTACACCGATGCGGAATGCTCGACCCCGCAGGAcgcggcgaagcagcagcgcgagaggTGTCGCCTTCTGTTCCTCACAGAGTGGGCACACCGAGTGGCAGAGGCGTACACACCGATCACACCAGCTGCGGCGCAAGCGGGAACCGAACATTTGACGGCGTGCCCCGTTCCGCGCTGCGCGCTCGCTGGGGATGAAGTCGAAAGCGCAGCCAGCCCCTCGAAAACTCTCTCTACACAAGCACAGCGGCGACCGGCTGAACCGAGcgtggccgctgcggtgTCAAACGCGGCACCGAGTGGTGAAGCCGCCGCGTCCATCTCAGGGAACAAAGCTGACCTGCCGCCGGTGCGCGAGGCGAGCGTTCCGGTGGAACGGCGACTGAACTACTCGGATGGGCACAGAAGTGCGCATGCAGTCATGACAGCGTCTGCCCCGGCTATAGTGGAGTCGTCCCGAGCTCTGCTCACTGCCACAGCGTTGTCCTTGTCCTCTCCCCCGCCGCCGATCATCCCGCGTGATCGCGCACCGCTGTGCCGCCTGGTGGGTGTGGCCTTCGACGTACCCACCACACGTGCAGCCCAGTGCGCCGTACTCGCTGCGCAGGGTAGTTGCTGCGCTCGGTGCGGCGTCGCCttaccgccgccaccgttcTACTTCTCTGAGTGGTGCTCTGCACTCACTCGAAGTCTGTGTGCAAAACTGACCTGCTCGTGCTGTCacttccactgctgctgcggcggctgtggaggTGGTCAGGCGATCACATCGTTGCCGTGTTGTCGCAGACTGTGgcatgtgtgcctgtgcatggCAAGATGCCGCTCCTCTGACGAGGAGAATGAGAGATTGACTCCAGTCACCGCAGCCCACGTGACCCAAGAAGCCATCAGCAGCATTGGTAGCGGCCGTGGTGGCGTACGGCACAACGCAAGGGCCCCGTTGGACGCACCAGAGAATGAAGATCTTAGCAGCAACGATGGTGTGgctggcgacgacgacaacaacaacaacgggAGCATTAGCAGTGCAAGCGAGCGTGACAGCCTGCTAGGCGACAGTACGCAGTCTAGCAGGCACAATCGCACGCGGGCCGCTCGGCGAGTGACCACACGACAGCCAGCCTCTGAGCCCGCCGCTTATGACTACCACCGCAGAGACGAGaccggcgatggcggcggcggcagctctgcTGATGCGGCATTCCTCTTCTGCGCGTATGAGGGCCACTActtgtgctggcgctgcttccACAGCCCGCTCACTGGGGCTGACCCCGGCACAGCGAtgttggcagcggcaggaagCGCCATTGGGGGTACACTCGTCTCAGAAGGCTACCAAACACGCTACATAACACCGGAGGAATGGCAGGCGCGTGACGCTGATGAGTCGCCCGTGCGTACGGCTCTTGGGAGGGCATCGGGCCAGTTGTGTGAGTGGTGGGCGGCACGCCACGTGGCCCAGTCCACGCCCGTCGCCAGCGCCCTCAACGCCACGGGAAGTAGAGATGCCAGTGGGCGAGCCGACCCaccccagcagcgcatcgcggcgccactgccgctgtgtgTCCTTCCGGCCCACGTCTTACATCGATGGGACTTCACACGCTTTCCGGTAtcggccgctgcggccgccgtTCTGCAGAGGCGGTTCTACCTCGGCAACGGCAACGGCCAGGAGAACTGCCTCGCCGCGAGTGTGCCCACTCTAGAACGTGGTGGGCAGCGTGCCACCGCGGCTGGTGGTAGTGGCTATGTTAGCAGAATTAACAGTGAAGGCTTGCCGATCTTGCTCAGTCAAGAAGAACAAGGAGCGCGGGGGTATCAGAGCGTTCCAGGGATTCCTCCTCTGCGGGGCTTGGAGGGCATCCCTAGCCGCAACAGGAATACTGATGGGACAACTCCGCCGATGACACCGCTTCCTCAGCTCTACGACGTGTCCGCCATCAACCCCTCCCTGTACGTGCGTGTTCCGGCTCTCTCCGCGGCATCGCGGCTGCGGCAACAAATGAGTCTCCTGCACGCACAGGCTTGGTGGTGCCCGCGGTACAGGCATGAGGTCTGGGGGCTGCGGTGTGGGGACGAGCTGGCCGGTCAGGTGCTGGAAGAGGTGACGGCATTTCCTCTGTCACGGCAATTTCCAGAGCCTTCGCCCACAGTAGTAAATGTCGCGGGTCGCTCTTCACGCTCAGCAGAAGTGGTCGAGAGCGCGGTGGACAACGTTAAGGCCTATCTGCTTACCCAAGATAtagctcctccccccttcgcctcggcggcggcgtcggcatcGCGCTCCCACAGCGTAGCAACTCCGCAGgcagcgtctctctctgctccgTGCAGCCAAGCCCTGAGCAGCCTCTCTGATAGAGCAACTGGAATCCCCCCGCCTCACCAACACCCGCCCGCAGCGGGCGTCgcggcagtgccgctgtcgctgccgccacgtgcGCGCTGCCACGCGCGCCGTCGCTACCTCGTGGAGCGGGCTGAGGGGTGGTCTCTCCAAGACCTTCATCGGCTGAAAACAACATCGTCATTGCCGCCCTCCACTGGTGCTACCGCTAccccgtcgccgccacaACTACTTGTGGAGCTGCAAAGCATGTTTGCCATCATGCAAACGCACGTCAGGGGATGCAGCGCCTGTGCATCGCAGTGCCGCGGGCTGGTGGTGAGAACACCTCCAGGGCCGACGGTGTGCCGTGATTAA
- a CDS encoding hypothetical protein (TriTrypDB/GeneDB-style sysID: LpmP.03.0260.A~disrupted due to non-sequenced internal amino acid repeat) — MVPQDRWQPQNRVKVCQYQDCGASFGFFSSKFNCHRCGIVLCSTCATTKTVIPRYYNDQAVIVCQRCFQVVERYKERGPSAAGYLIHSGAVSSTPARNSPVPATQSTPAPVSPGAAQHYATEVPSTPTIPQKKPVLDHSRTLITDSDLHALQDIIQTLQKALAEEQKTSAALAAANRTDLHNLTEENTALKNALNLLQQQQQHNEQANTQHHDSSQLLQQRS, encoded by the coding sequence TGGCAGCCACAGAACAGGGTAAAGGTGTGTCAGTACCAAGACTGTGGCGCCTCCTTcggcttcttctccagcaagttcaactgccaccgctgtggcATCGTTCTGTGCAGTACATGCGCCACCACAAAGACTGTGATTCCGCGCTACTACAATGACCAAGCCGTCATAgtctgccagcgctgctttcAAGTGGTCGAACGCTACAAGGAACGCGGACCATCCGCCGCAGGCTACCTCATTCACTCTGGCGCGGtcagcagcacaccagcgcGAAATTCGCCGGTGCCAGCGACTCAGTCAACCCCAGCACCAGTTTCACCAGGAGCCGCGCAGCACTACGCTACCGAAGTGCCTTCTACTCCAACCATCCCTCAAAAAAAGCCAGTCCTTGACCACTCCAGGACACTCATAACCGACAGCGACCTTCATGCGCTCCAAGACATCATCCAAACGCTCCAGAAGGCCCTcgcggaggagcagaaaaCATCAGCGGCTTTAGCCGCCGCCAATCGTACGGATCTCCACAATCTGACAGAAGAGAACACAGCGCTAAAAAATGCACTAAACCTCctccagcaacagcagcagcacaacgaACAGGCCAATACACAGCACCACGACTCATCACAACTACTGCAACAGCGCAGC
- a CDS encoding hypothetical protein (TriTrypDB/GeneDB-style sysID: LpmP.03.0260.B~disrupted due to non-sequenced internal amino acid repeat), whose amino-acid sequence LQQRLHGMVRRCISLEWEAEQRTDEIDDSQQPLCEVCESLKLRQAAAEAENADLKAHLRQLVEEERRLREALSCVRGGQLLDDAGEVQPVGLASLVERILDEADDLRSRLAGSTEEVKLYRSHALQERESARNQITKLEAEVAYLMSERDIAHQQGFRDLSEVQRQLDDAVQERDSARHRCAGLEAKMAIMESKLKAAKAELLEVSEKASSLWTRLSASYGGVPVRPGSSSPSSSGASDASTVLGVVGNSLVPQAAPYRDAALIAEVGRRLHERGEMMRLFAEGVELRECARPLEEVLTESLIEEHHTRDADAVATGYTRLSRNAAHSHRLDTREAQLNKRATQLKEKERQLLCVAHELQAKSRALQALYMRVAEKPPSASRLLLTADGGDAFHTTSQRHGTGTTFREAMRQLDGGVPPDDGTAETAMYSDPVSPLPRVPPQPLMQAVRRGAEMLDRSDEEVAVTDIVEETPERLTAATEAYRDVLYEHILESNGLQGMDALTRYLPRRAPGSGLRTPRVPSSDMAAKTRAMLRELEDRLGNSRAVPRGVDPAVQQRSLEAFRRLEAAMCALCGDRGGQ is encoded by the coding sequence ctgcagcagcgcctgcatgGAATGGTACGTCGCTGCATTTCACTCGAGTgggaggcagagcagcggaCGGATGAGATAGACGACTCTCAGCAGCCACTGTGTGAAGTTTGCGAAAGCTTGAAGCTGAGGCaggctgctgcggaggccGAAAATGCGGATCTGAAGGCCCATCTAAGGCAGTTggttgaggaggagaggaggctgAGGGAGGCGTTGTCATGTGTGAGAGGTGGACAACTACTCGACGACGCAGGGGAGGTGCAGCCTGTGGGCCTTGCATCACTCGTCGAGCGCATTCTCGACGAAGCCGATGACCTTCGCTCGCGTCTTGCTGGGAGCACAGAGGAAGTGAAGCTGTATCGCAGTCACGCTCTGCAGGAGCGCGAATCTGCGCGGAACCAAATTACAAAGcttgaggcggaggtggcgtaTCTGATGAGCGAACGTGACATCGCGCATCAGCAAGGATTCCGTGATCTCAGTGAGGTGCAGCGTCAACTTGACGACGCCGTTCAGGAACGCGACAGTGCACGCCATCGATGCGCCGGACTAGAGGCCAAGATGGCCATCATGGAGTCGAAGTTGAAAGCGGCCAAAGCCGAACTTCTAGAGGTCTCGGAGAAGGCGTCCTCGTTGTGGACACGGCTGTCCGCATCGTACGGTGGTGTGCCAGTGAGGCCGGGTTCTTCGTCACCATCGTCCTCGGGGGCTAGTGATGCTTCTACCGTTCTCGGCGTGGTAGGCAACTCCCTCGTGCCACAAGCGGCGCCCTACCGGGATGCGGCGCTCATCGCTGAGGTGGGCAGGCGCCTTCACGAAAGGGGAGAAATGATGCGGCTGTTCGCCGAAGGCGTCGAGCTGCGTGAGTGTGCACGGCCGCTGGAAGAGGTTCTCACCGAGAGTCTCATCGAGGAGCATCACACGAGGGACGCGGATGCGGTCGCCACAGGGTACACGCGACTTTCGCGGAACGCTGCGCACTCGCATCGCCTAGACACACGTGAAGCGCAGCTGAACAAGCGTGCGACACAGCTtaaggagaaggagcggcagTTATTGTGCGTTGCTCATGAGCTGCAGGCTAAGTCGCGCGCCCTCCAAGCACTATACATGCGTGTCGCGGAGAAGCCACCGTCAGcgtcgcggctgctgctgacggccGACGGAGGCGATGCCTTCCACACCACATCGCAGCGACATGGCACCGGCACGACATTCAGGGAGGCAATGCGCCAACTGGATGGCGGGGTGCCGCCCGACGACGGCACTGCGGAGACCGCAATGTACAGCGACCCAGTCTCACCCCTGCCGAGAgtgccgccacagccgctgatgcaggcggtgcgccgTGGCGCGGAAATGCTGGATCGCAGTGACGAGGAAGTCGCCGTGACAGACATAGTGGAGGAGACGCCAGAGCGCCTGACGGCGGCAACAGAGGCGTACCGCGACGTTCTGTACGAGCACATTCTTGAGTCGAATGGACTTCAAGGGATGGACGCGTTGACCCGGTACCTACCCCGCCGCGCCCCTGGCAGTGGGCTGAGGACGCCTCGAGTGCCGTCTAGCGACATGGCTGCGAAAACGCGAGCGATGCTCCGAGAACTGGAGGACCGCCTGGGCAACTCCCGTGCCGTCCCTCGCGGGGTCGACCcggccgtgcagcagcgaagccTGGAAGCATTTCGGCGACTTGAAGCAGCAATGTGTGCTCTCTGTGGAGACAGGGGGGGTCAGTGA